One Desulfonatronum thioautotrophicum DNA window includes the following coding sequences:
- a CDS encoding DUF2860 family protein, with protein MSRIIIALLILCSGGLFGATPAYSITPIPQDSGFSGFINLGAGAVTAKSNMIVGNNLTTIGNKRIDSLTDSADSVNDFIPLISGELAYTFASTRTQLYLGNSLEDFIRFDTSTLAGVRQELPDESIVALSYVSNLIRTEVWADPYVVGQDRTKTDRTSSGLRLGYAKILGSDFEMQFTWRNIELDDERSGLTQLGLAPDQAKLLNREGDSYEIEVLYPFRFKQGKHLLAPALSYRRMELDGEAMANNHYQGQLTYAYFGNPFSISSNLIFAVADADKTNPIYQEKREDVIYGLSLSVFYRDFLDAQGLSLVGTAASFRSDSNIDFYDSTIGLFGLSVLYRF; from the coding sequence ATGAGTCGTATCATCATCGCCCTGTTGATACTGTGTTCCGGCGGGCTCTTTGGGGCCACCCCGGCGTATTCCATAACGCCTATCCCTCAGGATTCCGGCTTCAGCGGATTTATCAACCTCGGTGCCGGAGCCGTCACGGCAAAAAGCAACATGATCGTCGGCAACAACCTGACGACCATCGGAAATAAACGCATTGATTCACTGACCGACAGCGCCGATTCCGTTAACGATTTCATACCGTTAATAAGCGGTGAGCTGGCCTACACCTTTGCTTCAACGCGCACCCAACTGTATTTGGGCAATTCCCTCGAAGATTTCATCCGTTTCGATACGTCAACCCTGGCCGGCGTCCGACAGGAGCTGCCGGACGAAAGCATTGTGGCCCTCAGCTACGTTTCCAACCTCATTCGCACGGAGGTCTGGGCCGATCCTTATGTCGTCGGCCAAGACCGCACCAAGACCGACCGTACCTCGTCGGGCCTGCGTCTGGGCTATGCCAAAATCCTGGGGTCGGATTTCGAAATGCAATTCACCTGGCGCAACATCGAACTGGACGACGAGCGCAGCGGCTTGACGCAGCTGGGGTTGGCACCGGATCAAGCAAAACTGTTGAACCGAGAGGGCGACAGCTACGAGATCGAAGTTCTTTACCCTTTTCGATTCAAACAGGGAAAACACCTCCTCGCGCCCGCGTTGAGCTACAGACGCATGGAACTGGACGGCGAGGCCATGGCCAATAATCACTACCAGGGCCAGTTGACCTACGCGTACTTTGGGAATCCATTCAGTATTTCCAGCAACCTGATTTTCGCTGTTGCAGACGCTGACAAGACCAATCCCATTTACCAGGAAAAACGCGAAGATGTTATCTACGGGTTATCCCTTTCCGTCTTTTACCGGGATTTTCTCGATGCGCAAGGACTGAGCCTGGTCGGCACGGCCGCCAGCTTTAGGAGTGATTCCAATATCGACTTTTACGACTCCACGATTGGGCTTTTCGGTCTCTCGGTCCTCTATCGGTTCTGA